A window of Meiothermus cerbereus DSM 11376 genomic DNA:
ATGAGTCTATGCGTACCTGGCGCAATTCCTAAAGCGATCTTTCGGAACAGCATCTTGCATTTCAACTATGGAGACACTGTGTTGGGTAGCAGGTCAAAAGTCATGGTCGGATTTAGAGCGCTCTAAAAGGCCCTTCACGCTTTTTATCCGCCTCTCACACAGTACCAAGTCATCCCCTCCTCCTTTGAGCAAAGTTTTACCGACCAACAGGCTGCTTTAAAAAAGCCCTAAGATGGGAGGTATGAAACCATGGTTGGGTCTTGCGATGGTAGCCCTGGTAGGTTGCGTACCCCTGCCGGAACAACAACCGTATCAGGTCAGTGAAATTCAGCTGCTGTTTGCCGAGAACACCGAGCGCTGGACGTATTTTTATGGTGAACCCCAGGTGGTTCAGCTAGGGGCGCAGCGCCTCTCGCTCACCCAGGGCAGCAGCGCCAGCCCGCTGGCCCTGCCGGAGGCTTTGCTGGTGAATGGCGAGGCCCTCTACCGTGAGATTGGGCCTGCACAGCCCCGCGTGGCCCAGACCAGCCGCTCCTTCTTCGGTTTTCAGTATGTGGTGCGTGCCAGCCGCGATGTGCAAAGCGCCTGGCTCTTCGATGGAAGCTGGTCGCGGTTGGGAGGTGTTTTTTCGGGCAATACCGCCCAGGTTGTCGAGGACCGCCCTGGCTCCCCCCGCCTGGAGGGGCTTTCGGAGGCCGAGAACGCGGTGGTGCTACGGGAAATCCTGGCCCGCCGTGGGGGACGCCCGGTGGTGATCTATGAGATTCAGCCACCCCTGGAACCCAACCGCTATGTGCCCGCCCCCCGCCAGAGTCGTTTAGCTGCCCTGGCCGTACAGTATGGCCTCGAGACGGAGCTCATCTTTATGACCCCCAGCCCAAACCCCACCCCCCGCGTTTTACTTCAGGGCAGCCAGGCTGCCTATACCGCGCCAGGCCCGGCGGCCTACCTTGCCAGCAACGCCAGCCAGCTCCTCAACATCTGGCGGCTGGCCACCGGCAATCAGGTGCCCCCACCCGCTACCCCAGCGGTAGATTTCACCCGCAGCCGGGTGGTGGCTTTCTTCTGGGGGCAAAAGCCCACCGGCGGCTACAACGTGCAGTACGTCAGCAGCCAGCTTTCGGGCAGCACCTTCCGGGTCACCCTGCGCCTGTTAAGCCCGCCACCCGGTGCCATCGTGACCCAGGCCCTCACCAGTCCCTTCGTGATGCTCGAGG
This region includes:
- a CDS encoding protease complex subunit PrcB family protein, with translation MKPWLGLAMVALVGCVPLPEQQPYQVSEIQLLFAENTERWTYFYGEPQVVQLGAQRLSLTQGSSASPLALPEALLVNGEALYREIGPAQPRVAQTSRSFFGFQYVVRASRDVQSAWLFDGSWSRLGGVFSGNTAQVVEDRPGSPRLEGLSEAENAVVLREILARRGGRPVVIYEIQPPLEPNRYVPAPRQSRLAALAVQYGLETELIFMTPSPNPTPRVLLQGSQAAYTAPGPAAYLASNASQLLNIWRLATGNQVPPPATPAVDFTRSRVVAFFWGQKPTGGYNVQYVSSQLSGSTFRVTLRLLSPPPGAIVTQALTSPFVMLEVPGRFSRVEFVDTSGRLLASASE